From Nostoc flagelliforme CCNUN1, a single genomic window includes:
- a CDS encoding GNAT family N-acetyltransferase has product MAIAIRQARNDELEALIPILLLAEQSERALRWGLANLVDAVYRMDDSEHLVGAATMKWRSDPCEIMELGIAPEFQRQGLGKEFVAWLIQEARQRGKRQILVGTSNSSIANIAFYQKCGFRMDHVRQDYFWYLPEPSYENSIQIQDLLVFRFDLVPSSTRKNKLKEEKQIRYEN; this is encoded by the coding sequence ATGGCGATTGCTATTCGACAAGCTCGTAACGACGAACTTGAAGCGCTGATTCCGATACTACTGTTGGCAGAACAATCGGAGCGTGCGCTGCGATGGGGACTTGCTAACCTCGTCGATGCTGTATATCGCATGGACGACAGCGAACACTTGGTTGGTGCAGCAACCATGAAATGGCGCAGCGACCCCTGCGAAATTATGGAACTTGGTATAGCCCCTGAGTTTCAAAGGCAAGGTTTAGGTAAAGAGTTCGTTGCTTGGTTGATTCAAGAGGCGAGGCAACGCGGCAAGAGACAGATACTCGTCGGCACGTCTAATTCAAGTATCGCCAACATTGCTTTTTATCAAAAGTGCGGATTTCGGATGGATCATGTGCGCCAGGACTACTTTTGGTATTTACCTGAGCCAAGCTACGAAAACAGCATTCAGATTCAGGACTTGCTCGTATTTCGTTTCGATTTGGTGCCATCCTCAACTAGGAAAAACAAACTGAAAGAGGAAAAGCAAATTAGGTATGAAAACTAA
- a CDS encoding DUF4365 domain-containing protein, translating into MPPKRPREHQLESESRLAFQKKLPSQWLFKPIEQPEYGLDAWVEIFDNADFATGKIFFVQLKATDKPKLKDALAVKLEISTCEYYRSLDLPILIVRYYASTDKIYVKWFHSYDPYYGRNAKKSITFRLSIQDEWQEETAARLVLESEAFRELKSPDLVLPIKFRITLIEQYIHGVLAAQIQLEIHKALEKFLKILTISNSFSEKVHGSIVIDNDKAEIYLASGTGFTLHTSTKQKDQIDISKFVYDIIIGIGVAVENTGHSNIASRIFAEFAASSSIIIQPEILLIVVNCMIRAHRVTEALQLSEKLGYTEASLVASEMLTLPALSQRQSLSDNEQNYVQNFLERYIEQVVKFGDSQKIATAHYNLGNYLESRNFKRLALHHYIQVIKHYPEYLERRYFCRELAGILFESKRYSLAIKFYERALSLGEEGVCLALYADALMFAGKYRESQQAFYAYLVSHSDFESEWRLKACVLVLIYSLLGCDEQKRHIDAAIKLATPNAKSSAHEYREKLEVALRHDALCGYAWFNLGVLESQTGNQDSAFISFLIAALINTGDVEAWCNSIAIGIYKSYDSLVSDIIITAYQRNGNNLMEQMISFAQSQTEGFPVTDFLTVFNEVLNQVPRPEEQFKVRLLGEGADFYTFNFADIYGNERFYGVNDD; encoded by the coding sequence ATGCCTCCTAAAAGACCTCGTGAGCATCAGCTAGAATCTGAATCTCGCCTAGCTTTCCAGAAAAAATTGCCGTCTCAGTGGCTATTTAAACCCATCGAACAACCAGAATATGGACTTGATGCTTGGGTAGAAATATTCGATAATGCAGACTTTGCGACTGGTAAAATATTCTTTGTTCAACTTAAGGCAACAGATAAGCCTAAATTAAAAGATGCTCTTGCTGTTAAACTAGAAATTTCTACTTGTGAATACTATCGATCATTAGACCTGCCAATTCTGATTGTTCGCTATTACGCAAGTACAGACAAGATTTACGTTAAGTGGTTTCATAGTTACGATCCATATTATGGCAGAAATGCAAAGAAGAGCATTACCTTTCGTCTATCTATACAAGATGAGTGGCAAGAAGAAACAGCGGCTCGATTAGTTTTGGAATCAGAGGCATTTAGAGAGCTAAAATCTCCTGATTTGGTACTTCCAATAAAATTTAGAATAACATTAATAGAACAGTACATTCACGGGGTATTAGCGGCTCAGATCCAATTAGAAATTCACAAAGCTCTGGAGAAGTTTTTAAAAATCCTTACAATTAGTAATAGCTTTTCAGAAAAAGTTCATGGCTCAATAGTAATTGACAATGACAAAGCTGAAATTTATCTTGCTAGTGGTACAGGGTTTACACTTCATACCTCGACAAAGCAAAAAGATCAGATTGATATATCTAAGTTTGTCTATGACATAATTATTGGAATTGGTGTTGCTGTAGAAAACACAGGTCACTCTAACATAGCTTCACGAATATTTGCTGAGTTTGCTGCTAGCTCATCTATCATTATTCAACCAGAAATATTATTGATAGTAGTTAACTGTATGATTAGGGCACATAGGGTAACAGAAGCTTTGCAACTCTCAGAGAAGCTTGGTTATACAGAAGCTTCTCTTGTTGCTTCTGAAATGTTGACATTGCCAGCACTATCACAAAGACAATCTCTATCTGATAATGAACAGAATTACGTCCAAAATTTTTTAGAACGTTATATTGAACAAGTAGTAAAATTTGGGGATAGTCAGAAGATAGCTACTGCCCACTACAATCTAGGAAACTACCTAGAGTCAAGAAACTTCAAAAGATTAGCCTTGCATCATTATATACAAGTAATTAAGCACTACCCTGAATATTTGGAAAGACGCTATTTTTGTCGTGAATTAGCAGGAATATTATTTGAAAGTAAACGATATTCTCTTGCAATAAAATTTTACGAACGCGCACTTAGTCTTGGAGAAGAGGGTGTTTGTCTCGCATTGTATGCTGATGCATTAATGTTTGCAGGTAAGTATCGTGAATCGCAGCAAGCCTTTTATGCTTATCTAGTATCTCATTCAGATTTTGAATCTGAATGGCGGCTTAAAGCCTGTGTGCTTGTCTTGATTTATAGCCTGTTAGGTTGCGATGAGCAAAAACGCCATATTGACGCAGCAATTAAACTTGCTACACCTAATGCAAAATCATCTGCTCATGAATACAGAGAAAAATTAGAAGTAGCACTCAGGCATGATGCTCTATGTGGCTATGCATGGTTTAACTTAGGGGTTTTAGAATCTCAAACTGGCAATCAAGATAGTGCCTTTATTTCATTTTTAATAGCTGCTTTAATCAATACTGGCGACGTAGAGGCTTGGTGCAATTCTATCGCAATAGGGATTTATAAAAGTTATGACTCATTAGTATCAGACATAATTATAACTGCTTACCAGCGCAATGGAAATAACCTTATGGAACAAATGATTAGTTTTGCACAAAGCCAAACTGAAGGATTTCCAGTTACTGATTTTCTCACTGTGTTCAATGAAGTTCTTAATCAAGTTCCGCGACCAGAAGAGCAGTTTAAGGTGCGTTTGCTTGGAGAGGGAGCAGATTTTTATACTTTCAATTTCGCAGATATATATGGTAATGAGCGTTTCTATGGAGTAAATGATGACTAA
- a CDS encoding tyrosine-type recombinase/integrase: MFWVFRPRRDLATFVQALGIIDAESGQYIHGAVVEYKSFLKLHFQEAIFLWSRNPKDQMDVTNIEIGSVEILPATPQPSVIKNTNAQVTPELVEEVIRQYYYRTPAVGNDEELILAWAGSQNREQTKRKYYRFGQKLLDWVRNQGIPDLRLIQQPLLLEFIASWGEVSPYTKSNRVLILRSLWSYGSGESIGYFLRNIASSINYDNFSSLPKAERYLEDFEMKKLADAAKQLGGKYWLVFSLIFYSGMRVGEVGRVTVPGDEPGQPKEDYPGLYWHNFQWYPDPTPEDRNRGYYTIKFRGKGGKYREIGLDHQTSLVFKKYRGMASDKMPVFANMSPDPAKKGLPLSDRAIKRLIQDISEVAKVKFSCHWLRHSHATRAVEHKNVFEVQNQLGHSKTDTTKAYVRTKKDAGTGTVLPRF; this comes from the coding sequence GTGTTTTGGGTCTTTCGCCCTAGAAGGGATCTTGCTACTTTTGTGCAGGCTTTGGGAATTATTGACGCAGAGAGCGGGCAGTATATCCACGGCGCTGTCGTAGAATATAAAAGCTTCCTGAAACTGCACTTCCAGGAAGCTATATTTTTATGGTCGCGTAACCCTAAAGACCAGATGGATGTTACTAATATTGAGATTGGCTCTGTAGAAATTCTGCCTGCTACTCCCCAACCAAGTGTAATTAAAAACACTAATGCTCAAGTAACTCCAGAATTGGTAGAGGAGGTAATTCGGCAATATTATTACCGCACGCCTGCGGTGGGTAATGATGAGGAGTTAATTTTGGCTTGGGCTGGAAGCCAAAACCGCGAACAAACTAAACGAAAATACTACCGATTTGGTCAAAAATTGCTTGATTGGGTACGGAATCAAGGTATACCTGATCTAAGATTAATCCAGCAACCATTGTTACTAGAATTTATTGCTTCCTGGGGTGAGGTTTCCCCCTATACTAAAAGTAACCGAGTGCTGATATTGCGATCGCTGTGGAGCTATGGGAGCGGGGAGAGTATTGGCTATTTTTTGCGGAATATTGCAAGTAGTATAAATTACGACAATTTCAGTAGTTTACCGAAGGCAGAGCGATATCTAGAAGATTTCGAGATGAAGAAGCTAGCTGATGCAGCCAAGCAGTTGGGGGGTAAGTATTGGCTAGTTTTTAGTTTGATTTTTTACAGTGGGATGCGGGTTGGTGAAGTGGGTCGCGTGACGGTTCCGGGTGATGAACCGGGCCAACCCAAGGAAGATTATCCGGGGTTATATTGGCATAATTTCCAGTGGTATCCCGACCCGACACCAGAGGATAGAAACCGGGGATACTATACGATTAAGTTCCGAGGCAAAGGTGGCAAGTACCGCGAGATTGGCTTAGACCATCAGACTTCGCTCGTTTTCAAAAAGTACCGGGGGATGGCTAGTGATAAGATGCCCGTGTTTGCGAATATGTCACCTGACCCAGCAAAAAAGGGGTTGCCGTTGAGCGATCGGGCAATTAAAAGGTTAATTCAAGATATCTCCGAGGTGGCGAAGGTGAAGTTTTCATGTCACTGGTTGCGGCATTCTCACGCGACAAGAGCAGTCGAGCATAAAAATGTTTTTGAGGTGCAAAACCAGTTGGGGCATAGTAAAACCGATACAACCAAGGCTTATGTCCGCACAAAAAAAGACGCAGGCACGGGTACAGTCTTGCCGAGGTTTTAA
- the dpdD gene encoding protein DpdD — MTNASNADIRHFLEQFFGTDNKFDLGKIERGEGKQAKIRPWVELLTKGEPQPTILPCWRSESVDWYAIALSERQLRRLSEELMAFVGPTYSTFRGQRAQLNPQDPIELAVYEFTGGAAVKLCGQATDVWEALEQMRRVSERRVKRVADIPRPTGRVLRDFYMALQAGDRIAAENSLQYLVDQHRLDALNLLFLRVQLLAELEQWNELLTLPELGNLLQVRRPFAVTQALLKAVYSTELQHFEDNNAPGSAVAYFQEVVFPRYNNLFAVRAGSKIPEVLKLFMLLAVGGEPTKPALRDELLAIAEVEETHRSYLQRLAALLRDATPDSEGDPLQQAEQLSKNGDFDQAFSLLCNIPSSKEKVRLLLQCAYELQTLAVEKAALQAFDELTADEQTALLKVRWNQDFLTKLRGSQKGTTKDTPTALSVPTNWLEWLSQLDKKPTWERALYTARQGSAEWDVTSLLMQPQAVAEFDELLSKVGSTAESILHDALPYLLGFFQKDEQFPRSEFLSLYYSLLELLVLSTEGGDVDLVLFNDLAIAILTLGVNTAKYTEIVDYALELWDRFASPKKVDWMLDLIDVLISYPCPVLEKREQLLFATAETLRRFTERIDEVQRGIFRALVKDLHLGESFPDLLDEPASLVEQNLEVEVNIFQKLKSKSVLIYTLTETAAIRVKSILEAACKEVTVYLSHDKGGNDRLRQWVRNSDIVVMVTASAKHAATGFIEANRPSHLAPILLVNSKGSASMLRAISLYLAPGD, encoded by the coding sequence ATGACTAATGCTAGCAATGCAGATATCCGCCACTTCCTAGAGCAGTTTTTTGGCACTGACAACAAATTTGACCTTGGCAAGATTGAACGTGGCGAAGGAAAACAAGCCAAAATCCGTCCTTGGGTCGAGTTGTTGACCAAAGGCGAACCTCAGCCAACAATTCTTCCCTGCTGGCGTTCCGAGAGTGTAGATTGGTACGCCATCGCCCTTTCGGAACGCCAATTACGCCGTTTGAGTGAAGAATTAATGGCGTTTGTTGGCCCCACATATTCGACATTTCGTGGACAAAGAGCGCAACTAAACCCCCAAGACCCTATAGAATTAGCAGTTTACGAATTTACTGGAGGCGCTGCGGTCAAACTGTGCGGACAAGCGACAGATGTTTGGGAAGCACTAGAGCAGATGCGCCGAGTGAGTGAGAGACGGGTGAAACGGGTCGCAGATATTCCCCGTCCCACAGGTCGCGTACTGCGGGACTTTTATATGGCATTGCAAGCAGGCGATCGCATTGCTGCGGAAAACTCACTACAATACCTTGTAGACCAGCATCGTCTGGATGCGCTGAATCTGCTGTTTCTGCGGGTGCAACTCTTAGCAGAACTAGAGCAATGGAATGAGTTGCTTACCCTCCCGGAACTAGGCAATCTTTTACAGGTTCGCCGCCCCTTCGCCGTTACCCAAGCTCTGCTGAAGGCAGTATACAGCACTGAACTACAACATTTTGAGGACAATAACGCCCCAGGCAGTGCTGTAGCCTATTTCCAAGAAGTAGTTTTCCCCCGTTACAACAATCTTTTTGCTGTCCGTGCAGGTAGTAAAATCCCAGAAGTACTGAAATTATTTATGCTGCTGGCGGTAGGTGGAGAACCAACGAAACCTGCACTTCGAGACGAACTGCTAGCAATTGCGGAAGTTGAAGAAACTCACCGCAGCTATTTGCAAAGATTAGCTGCACTGCTAAGAGATGCTACCCCAGACAGCGAAGGCGACCCCCTGCAACAAGCCGAACAGCTATCCAAAAACGGAGACTTCGACCAAGCATTTTCATTGCTTTGTAATATTCCGTCGTCGAAAGAGAAAGTTCGCTTACTCCTCCAATGCGCCTACGAGTTGCAAACGTTGGCGGTGGAAAAAGCTGCATTGCAAGCCTTTGACGAGTTGACTGCTGACGAGCAAACAGCCTTGCTAAAAGTACGTTGGAACCAAGATTTTCTTACTAAACTGCGGGGAAGCCAAAAAGGTACAACAAAAGACACCCCAACAGCTTTATCTGTCCCAACGAATTGGTTGGAGTGGTTATCGCAACTTGATAAAAAGCCAACCTGGGAACGAGCGTTATACACTGCACGCCAGGGTTCTGCCGAGTGGGATGTCACTAGCTTGCTGATGCAACCACAGGCGGTGGCAGAATTTGACGAATTGTTAAGTAAAGTAGGCTCAACAGCTGAGTCTATCCTGCACGATGCGCTTCCTTACTTGCTAGGATTTTTTCAGAAAGATGAGCAATTTCCCCGTAGCGAGTTTCTCAGCCTTTATTACTCATTGCTAGAACTGCTAGTCCTGAGTACAGAGGGTGGGGATGTTGATTTGGTTTTGTTCAATGATTTAGCGATCGCTATTTTAACTTTGGGAGTTAATACAGCAAAATATACAGAGATTGTAGACTATGCTTTGGAGCTTTGGGACAGGTTCGCCTCACCCAAAAAAGTTGATTGGATGCTTGACTTAATTGATGTACTAATATCATATCCCTGCCCAGTCCTAGAAAAGCGCGAACAACTTCTATTTGCTACGGCTGAAACTCTACGCCGTTTTACAGAACGTATTGATGAAGTGCAAAGGGGAATCTTTCGCGCTTTGGTAAAAGATTTACACTTAGGAGAATCGTTTCCAGATTTGCTTGACGAACCAGCGAGTTTAGTCGAGCAAAATCTGGAAGTTGAGGTGAATATTTTCCAAAAACTCAAGAGTAAATCTGTTCTTATTTACACTCTCACAGAAACCGCAGCAATCAGAGTAAAAAGTATTTTAGAAGCAGCTTGTAAAGAAGTGACAGTTTATCTCAGTCATGACAAGGGAGGTAATGATAGGCTGCGTCAGTGGGTGAGAAATTCTGACATTGTTGTGATGGTGACGGCTAGTGCTAAACACGCAGCCACAGGTTTTATTGAAGCGAATCGTCCATCGCATCTTGCGCCGATTCTTTTGGTTAACAGTAAAGGTAGTGCAAGTATGCTGCGTGCGATTAGCTTATATCTTGCACCAGGCGACTAG
- a CDS encoding DUF4365 domain-containing protein, producing MDINQQKEQFSISYIRAIAAVAGYSLYRPEVDNDSVDLGIVSRGGKGKILSPRLELQLKCTSRGILDENYIKYPLNLKNYNDLKIHALVPRILVVVLVPEKITDWIKQTESELCLRNCAYWVSLRGMPDTENTTNVTIEVPRSNQFTPDALQAIIQRISFGDLP from the coding sequence ATGGATATCAACCAACAAAAAGAACAATTTAGCATCAGCTATATTAGAGCGATCGCTGCCGTTGCAGGTTATTCTTTATATAGACCAGAAGTTGATAACGACAGTGTAGATTTAGGCATAGTTAGCAGAGGTGGTAAAGGTAAAATCCTTTCCCCTAGACTAGAACTACAACTAAAATGTACATCTAGAGGTATTCTGGATGAAAACTATATTAAATATCCCCTCAATCTCAAAAATTATAACGATTTAAAAATCCATGCCCTTGTCCCTCGGATTTTAGTAGTCGTTTTAGTTCCTGAAAAAATAACAGACTGGATAAAACAAACAGAATCCGAACTGTGTCTGAGAAATTGTGCTTACTGGGTATCCTTGCGCGGAATGCCAGACACCGAAAATACAACCAATGTTACTATTGAAGTACCCCGTAGTAATCAGTTTACACCAGATGCACTCCAAGCCATCATTCAACGCATTAGTTTTGGAGATTTGCCATGA
- the dpdK gene encoding phospholipase D-like domain-containing protein DpdK yields MPSRYIHSRLSSRQIPDLLQTIFVAELITPSQCVWLVSPWISDIPVIDNTANTFLCLEPSWSRSRIRLSQVLATLAERGTTVHIATRPDSHNHRFIEQIKGKTDYQDVPVRFHITEELHAKGILGDGYYLAGSMNFTYNGITVNEEVVTYETSPEAIAQQQLIFTNRWGGA; encoded by the coding sequence ATGCCATCCCGCTATATTCACTCCCGCCTAAGTTCCCGCCAAATCCCTGACTTACTCCAAACAATCTTCGTCGCCGAACTTATCACCCCCAGTCAATGCGTGTGGCTTGTTTCCCCGTGGATATCTGACATCCCCGTTATCGATAACACCGCCAACACCTTCCTGTGCTTAGAACCCTCATGGAGTCGTTCCCGCATTCGCCTCTCCCAAGTCCTCGCCACCCTAGCCGAACGGGGAACGACTGTACACATTGCTACCCGTCCCGACTCTCACAACCACAGATTTATTGAACAAATCAAAGGCAAAACTGACTATCAGGATGTTCCTGTGCGATTCCACATTACCGAAGAACTCCACGCAAAAGGTATCCTGGGAGATGGGTATTATCTTGCAGGTTCGATGAACTTCACCTACAACGGCATTACAGTCAATGAGGAAGTTGTAACTTATGAAACATCCCCAGAAGCGATCGCCCAACAACAGTTGATTTTTACTAACCGATGGGGAGGGGCGTAA
- a CDS encoding HNH endonuclease, with amino-acid sequence MQAQPHILQNSVVVFSKNYLPLARINIKRAIVLLVTGQAESLNFGTTKQWEVRSPSVVLQVPEHIRLTVGNPERHWKVPPVNRREVLKRDNHTCQYCGSTKHLTLDHVIPRSKGGQHTWDNVVTACEKCNSTKGDRLPHEAGMVLKSKPKAPIHPAVAFAEQFWSAQRLSESE; translated from the coding sequence ATGCAAGCTCAACCACACATATTACAAAATTCGGTGGTGGTGTTCTCCAAAAACTACCTACCACTGGCACGTATCAACATCAAACGAGCAATCGTGCTGTTAGTCACAGGTCAGGCAGAATCGTTGAATTTTGGCACTACAAAGCAGTGGGAAGTTCGTTCACCCAGCGTCGTACTACAAGTTCCCGAACATATTCGCTTGACCGTTGGTAATCCCGAACGGCATTGGAAAGTACCACCTGTAAATCGGCGTGAGGTACTCAAGCGAGACAACCACACCTGCCAATACTGCGGTAGCACCAAGCATCTGACCCTTGACCATGTAATCCCCCGCTCAAAAGGTGGGCAGCATACCTGGGACAACGTTGTAACTGCGTGTGAGAAGTGTAATTCAACCAAAGGCGATCGCCTACCTCATGAAGCTGGAATGGTACTCAAAAGCAAGCCTAAAGCCCCAATTCACCCAGCAGTTGCATTTGCCGAACAGTTTTGGAGCGCACAACGCCTGAGTGAATCTGAGTAA
- a CDS encoding ParA family protein — translation MIITVASFKGGVGKTTTAVHLATYLQAFGETLLIDGDPNRSASGWSKRGALPFKVIDERQAAKYAKNYQHIIIDTQARPEQEDLEALVEGCDLLVLPTTPDALSLDALMQTVTTLNSLGADKFRILITRVPPKPRRDGEEARAMLTEAGLPLFKGSVRDAVAFQKAALAGVPVNKISDPRAKIAWRDYQSIGQEVMK, via the coding sequence ATGATTATCACAGTTGCATCCTTCAAGGGAGGGGTGGGGAAAACCACAACAGCAGTTCATTTAGCTACTTACTTACAAGCCTTTGGCGAGACACTTCTTATTGACGGCGACCCAAACCGTTCTGCTAGCGGTTGGTCAAAACGTGGCGCTCTGCCCTTCAAAGTGATTGATGAGCGGCAAGCTGCAAAGTATGCGAAGAATTACCAGCACATTATCATTGACACCCAAGCAAGACCGGAACAGGAAGATTTAGAAGCACTTGTGGAAGGATGTGATTTACTTGTGCTTCCCACTACCCCGGATGCTTTATCACTTGATGCCCTGATGCAGACTGTTACTACTCTCAATTCGTTAGGTGCTGATAAATTTCGCATCCTTATTACTCGCGTTCCACCTAAACCCCGGCGAGATGGAGAAGAAGCAAGGGCAATGTTAACTGAGGCTGGATTACCTCTATTTAAGGGTAGTGTCCGTGATGCAGTTGCCTTTCAAAAAGCCGCGTTAGCTGGTGTACCAGTTAACAAAATTTCTGACCCACGCGCCAAAATTGCTTGGCGAGATTATCAAAGCATCGGTCAGGAGGTGATGAAGTGA
- a CDS encoding COG3650 family protein: protein MKSFICYVTLLLFGASLLANSRSTANESSITSNSLVVAETTSSEEFIARGTEPFWSVTVSKKAIVYSSPDTKQQAFSYIAPLKAEARPVDLVRVYRLQGKGNNILIIKKVDACSDGMSDKEYPYSAIFILGNKVLEGCAEKK, encoded by the coding sequence ATGAAAAGTTTCATCTGTTATGTTACTCTGCTCTTATTTGGCGCTAGCTTACTAGCTAACAGTCGCAGTACTGCCAATGAATCATCTATTACTAGCAATAGTCTCGTTGTTGCAGAAACTACGAGTAGTGAAGAATTCATCGCTAGGGGTACAGAACCCTTTTGGAGTGTTACTGTGAGCAAGAAGGCAATTGTCTACTCTTCGCCAGACACAAAACAGCAAGCCTTCTCCTATATTGCACCTCTAAAAGCAGAGGCGCGTCCCGTAGACTTGGTGCGAGTTTACCGACTTCAAGGGAAAGGCAACAATATCTTAATCATCAAAAAAGTCGATGCCTGTAGCGATGGTATGTCAGATAAAGAGTATCCATACTCGGCAATTTTTATCCTGGGGAATAAGGTTTTAGAAGGTTGTGCTGAGAAAAAATGA